In Paracoccus fistulariae, a single window of DNA contains:
- the rseP gene encoding RIP metalloprotease RseP, whose product MSELIPQFGGTIWTLAAFIVALAVIVTVHEYGHYIIGRLSGIRALVFSIGFGPRLFSRRDRRGTLWQVAAIPLGGYVKFLGDSNAASAGTGRAVDPALRRQTLNGAPLWARFATLLAGPVFNFILSILIFGGFALVQGLPSSDVVVGQIDEAPPAIVNDLRTGDRVIAIGDQPVENWSDIGAAAQVLPVAPQQDWTVIRNGAEIVVPGPDPMPARISGVAPRSAAADAGLRAGDVVMSIEGQPVTRFTQMRDAVEAAQGQAIVLNVWRPGEGRADYTLAPKMQDLPAADGGYEQRWLIGVTGGSSYFAPEMRRAGPVEALWLGVRQTWEIITSSLSGMWAMITGQIGSCNLGGAISIAESTGQAASAGGANFLWWIAVLSAAIGFLNLLPIPVLDGGHLMFYTWEAITGHPPSDRVLNLLTAIGMAAVLSLMIFGLTNDIFCP is encoded by the coding sequence ATGAGCGAACTGATCCCGCAATTCGGCGGCACCATCTGGACCCTGGCGGCATTTATCGTTGCGCTGGCAGTGATCGTGACGGTGCATGAATACGGCCATTACATCATCGGCCGCCTGTCGGGTATCCGGGCGCTGGTCTTTTCCATCGGCTTCGGGCCGCGCCTGTTTTCGCGGCGGGACCGGCGCGGCACGCTGTGGCAGGTCGCGGCCATCCCTCTGGGCGGCTATGTCAAGTTTCTGGGCGACAGCAATGCGGCCAGCGCGGGAACCGGGCGCGCGGTCGATCCGGCCCTGCGTCGCCAGACGCTGAACGGCGCGCCGCTTTGGGCGCGCTTTGCCACGCTGCTGGCGGGGCCGGTGTTCAACTTCATCCTGTCGATCCTGATCTTTGGCGGCTTCGCGCTGGTTCAGGGCTTGCCGTCATCCGATGTGGTGGTCGGCCAGATCGACGAGGCGCCGCCCGCCATCGTGAATGATTTGCGGACCGGCGACCGGGTGATCGCGATCGGTGACCAGCCGGTGGAAAACTGGTCCGATATCGGCGCCGCCGCGCAGGTTTTGCCCGTCGCGCCGCAACAGGACTGGACCGTGATCCGCAATGGCGCCGAAATCGTCGTGCCCGGTCCCGATCCGATGCCTGCGCGGATCAGCGGTGTCGCACCGCGCAGCGCGGCTGCGGATGCCGGGCTTCGGGCCGGGGATGTGGTCATGTCCATCGAAGGTCAGCCAGTCACCCGCTTTACCCAGATGCGCGATGCGGTCGAAGCGGCACAGGGGCAGGCCATCGTCCTGAACGTCTGGCGCCCGGGCGAGGGGCGGGCGGATTACACGCTGGCCCCGAAAATGCAGGACCTGCCCGCTGCCGATGGCGGCTATGAGCAGCGCTGGCTGATCGGCGTCACCGGCGGCTCCAGCTATTTCGCGCCCGAGATGCGCCGCGCAGGCCCGGTCGAGGCCTTGTGGCTGGGCGTCCGGCAGACATGGGAGATCATCACATCGTCGCTTTCGGGCATGTGGGCGATGATCACCGGCCAGATCGGCAGCTGCAATCTGGGCGGGGCGATCTCGATCGCGGAAAGCACCGGACAGGCGGCCAGTGCGGGCGGCGCGAATTTCCTGTGGTGGATCGCGGTGCTGTCGGCAGCCATCGGTTTTCTGAACCTGCTGCCGATCCCGGTTCTGGATGGCGGGCATCTGATGTTTTACACGTGGGAAGCCATCACCGGGCATCCGCCTTCGGACCGGGTGCTGAATCTGCTGACCGCGATTGGCATGGCGGCGGTGCTGTCGCTGATGATTTTCGGCCTCACGAACGATATTTTCTGCCCATAA
- the pyrH gene encoding UMP kinase, whose amino-acid sequence MTDDKGDAPTQYGRVMLKISGEALMGDQGFGLHPPTVARIANEVDSVAKMGVEVCMVIGGGNIFRGLQGSAQGMERTTADYMGMLATVMNALAMQSAIEALGHHCRVISAIRMDEVCEPYIRRRAIRHLEKKRIVIFAAGTGNPYFTTDTAATLRANEMNCEAIFKGTKVDGVYDKDPKKFPDAKRYGDVSYDEVLQKHLGVMDASAIALARDNKLPIIVFSLDEPGGFRTILEGRGTYTRVHN is encoded by the coding sequence ATGACCGACGACAAGGGCGACGCGCCCACGCAATATGGCCGCGTAATGCTGAAAATCTCGGGTGAGGCGCTAATGGGCGATCAGGGTTTCGGCCTGCATCCGCCCACCGTGGCCCGCATCGCCAATGAGGTTGATTCGGTCGCCAAGATGGGGGTCGAGGTCTGCATGGTCATCGGCGGCGGCAATATTTTCCGCGGGCTTCAGGGCAGCGCTCAGGGGATGGAGCGCACGACGGCCGATTACATGGGCATGCTGGCCACGGTGATGAATGCGCTGGCCATGCAATCCGCGATCGAGGCCCTTGGCCATCATTGCCGGGTGATCAGCGCCATCCGCATGGATGAGGTCTGCGAGCCCTATATCCGCCGCCGCGCCATCCGCCATCTGGAAAAGAAGCGGATCGTGATTTTCGCCGCAGGCACCGGCAATCCCTATTTCACCACCGATACCGCCGCCACCCTGCGCGCCAATGAGATGAATTGCGAGGCGATCTTCAAGGGCACCAAGGTCGATGGCGTCTATGACAAGGATCCCAAGAAATTCCCCGATGCCAAACGCTATGGCGATGTCAGCTATGATGAGGTGCTGCAAAAGCATCTGGGGGTGATGGATGCCTCGGCCATTGCGCTGGCGCGGGACAACAAGCTGCCGATCATCGTCTTCTCGCTGGATGAGCCGGGCGGGTTCCGCACAATTCTGGAAGGGCGCGGCACCTATACCCGCGTTCATAACTGA
- a CDS encoding OmpH family outer membrane protein, with protein sequence MPPPQSAPNQIPSRMIEAPADAQQVLQSPILTVDQDVLFTNSAWGKRTQAILEEEGTKIAADNERLADLLSAEEAELTRLRDSLDAGEFRQRAEAFDTRATEVRRERAQAVQELNAWAEADRTAFYRAALPLMGTIVEERRAVAVLDRRTVFVSLDAIDVTADLIARADEELGDGDGVVPFTPSPTPASDQPMNDGAQPLEN encoded by the coding sequence ATGCCCCCGCCGCAATCCGCGCCGAACCAGATCCCCTCGCGCATGATCGAGGCGCCTGCGGACGCCCAGCAGGTTTTGCAATCGCCGATCCTGACGGTGGATCAGGACGTGCTGTTCACGAATTCCGCCTGGGGCAAGCGGACGCAGGCCATTCTGGAGGAAGAAGGCACCAAGATCGCCGCCGATAATGAGCGTCTGGCGGATCTGCTGTCGGCGGAAGAGGCCGAATTGACGCGGCTGCGCGACAGTCTGGATGCAGGAGAGTTCCGCCAGCGCGCCGAGGCCTTCGACACCCGCGCGACCGAGGTGCGCCGCGAACGGGCGCAGGCGGTGCAAGAGTTGAACGCCTGGGCCGAGGCGGATCGCACCGCCTTTTATCGCGCCGCGCTTCCGCTGATGGGAACGATTGTCGAGGAACGTCGCGCCGTCGCGGTGCTGGACCGGCGCACGGTTTTCGTGTCGCTGGACGCGATTGATGTGACCGCCGATCTGATCGCCCGCGCCGATGAAGAGCTTGGCGATGGCGATGGCGTGGTGCCCTTCACACCCTCGCCCACCCCAGCCAGCGATCAGCCCATGAATGACGGGGCGCAGCCGCTGGAGAACTAG
- a CDS encoding nucleoside hydrolase — translation MAQKIIIDTDPGQDDAVAILMALASPELEVLGITAVAGNVPLALTELNARKVVELSGRTDIPVYAGCDRPIARSLVTAENVHGKSGLDGIELPAPTLALQPEHAVDFIIDTLRQQPEGTVTLVPLGPLTNIATAFQRAPEIIGRVARIVLMGGAYFEVGNVTPAAEFNIYVDPEAARQVFASGVPITVLPLDATHQALTSREWIETMRALPNRCGPAVASWTDFFERFDKEKYGSAGAPLHDPCTIGWLIRPDLFEGREINVEIETQGEFTTGMTVADWWRVTGRPANALFIRNLDRDGFFDLLSERIASLP, via the coding sequence ATGGCGCAGAAGATCATTATCGATACCGATCCGGGACAGGACGATGCCGTGGCCATCCTGATGGCGCTGGCCAGCCCCGAGCTTGAGGTGCTGGGCATCACCGCCGTGGCGGGCAATGTGCCGCTGGCGCTGACCGAACTGAATGCGCGCAAGGTGGTCGAACTGTCGGGCCGCACCGACATCCCGGTCTATGCCGGTTGCGACCGGCCCATCGCGCGCAGTCTGGTCACGGCGGAAAACGTGCATGGCAAAAGCGGGCTGGACGGGATCGAACTGCCCGCACCCACCCTGGCCCTGCAGCCGGAACATGCGGTCGATTTCATCATCGACACCCTGCGCCAGCAGCCTGAGGGCACGGTCACGCTGGTCCCGCTTGGCCCGCTGACCAATATCGCCACCGCCTTTCAGCGCGCGCCCGAAATCATCGGTCGCGTGGCGCGGATCGTGCTGATGGGCGGCGCCTATTTCGAGGTCGGCAATGTCACCCCGGCCGCCGAATTCAACATCTATGTCGATCCCGAGGCCGCGCGGCAGGTCTTTGCCTCGGGCGTTCCGATCACCGTGCTGCCGCTGGATGCCACGCATCAGGCCCTGACCTCGCGCGAGTGGATCGAGACGATGCGCGCCCTGCCCAACCGCTGCGGCCCGGCCGTCGCCAGCTGGACCGATTTTTTCGAGCGTTTCGACAAGGAAAAATACGGCAGCGCGGGTGCGCCGCTGCATGATCCCTGCACCATTGGCTGGCTGATCCGACCCGACCTGTTCGAGGGCCGAGAGATCAATGTCGAGATTGAAACGCAGGGAGAGTTCACCACCGGCATGACCGTCGCGGATTGGTGGCGCGTCACCGGTCGCCCGGCCAATGCGCTGTTCATCCGCAACCTGGATCGCGACGGCTTTTTCGACCTGCTCAGCGAACGGATTGCCAGCCTGCCCTGA
- the bamA gene encoding outer membrane protein assembly factor BamA, whose product MTRKLGKGAVALVTALTITAPAALIPSAASAYVFNDVQIEGAQRIEPATILSYANIARGQNVSAGELNSALQRLQNAGLFETVEVEPRGNVLVIRVREYPTINQISFEGNRRIDDEQLAEIVRSQSRRVYQPSQALADAQNISQAYATEGRLAARVDPKIIRRSDNRVDVVFEIREGDLTEIERIGFTGNRAFSDRRLRNVLETKQAGILRRLIRADTFAPERIPVDQQLLTDFYRSRGYADFKVQAVAPELTRERDAFYVTFNIQEGPRYRFGRVDTVSEIPGVDASAFAAQNRVDRGDVYNPAAIDNTIRRMETVAIQQGLNFVNIEPRISRNPQNQTLDLTFALTRGPRVFVERIDIEGNTTTQDQVIRRQFTTVEGDPFNPREIRNAAERIRALGYFSDAQVDSRQGSSPEQVVVDVNVEEQPTGSLSFGASYGKAQGVGFNVSLNESNFLGRGQIVGLTLSTADGDQQSSIRFVEPYFLGRDLRFSAGAFYNVTESLNSDYNTRSVGVNTSVEFPVSENGRLQLRYQLKKETLDSVPDSSSIILQNEEGQRTTSAIGYSYSWDSRRLGLDPVTNYKLSFGQDFAGVGGDVKTITTTASAGIESNAWREEVTFRGELELGAIHGYKDYSPWILDRFRAGTRVRGFEANGIGPRDLAAENEDALGGNYYWAARAEAQFPIGLPEEYGITGGLFADVGSIWGLDNTVGTNGVRVDDDMYVRAAVGASIFWTTPIGPLRFNFSKAVAKEDYDDEQNFDLTISTQF is encoded by the coding sequence ATGACACGGAAACTGGGCAAGGGCGCAGTGGCGCTGGTCACGGCATTGACGATTACCGCGCCGGCAGCGCTGATCCCGTCAGCCGCTTCGGCCTATGTCTTCAACGATGTGCAGATCGAGGGCGCGCAGCGGATCGAACCGGCCACGATCCTGTCCTACGCCAATATCGCGCGCGGGCAGAACGTATCGGCAGGAGAGCTGAATTCCGCGCTGCAGCGGTTGCAGAATGCGGGCCTGTTCGAAACCGTCGAGGTCGAGCCGCGCGGCAATGTTCTGGTCATCCGGGTGCGCGAATATCCGACCATCAACCAGATCAGCTTCGAGGGCAATCGCCGCATCGATGATGAGCAGCTGGCCGAGATCGTCCGTTCGCAATCCCGCCGCGTCTATCAGCCCTCGCAGGCGCTGGCGGATGCGCAGAATATCTCGCAGGCCTATGCCACCGAGGGGCGTCTTGCCGCCCGCGTCGACCCCAAGATCATCCGCCGCAGCGATAACCGCGTCGATGTCGTCTTCGAAATCCGCGAAGGCGACCTGACCGAGATCGAGCGTATCGGCTTTACCGGCAACCGCGCCTTCAGCGACCGCCGCCTGCGCAACGTGCTGGAAACCAAGCAGGCGGGTATTCTGCGCCGCCTGATCCGCGCCGATACCTTCGCGCCCGAACGGATCCCCGTCGATCAGCAATTGCTGACCGATTTCTATCGCTCGCGCGGTTACGCCGATTTCAAGGTTCAGGCCGTGGCGCCGGAACTGACGCGCGAACGCGACGCGTTCTACGTGACCTTCAACATTCAGGAAGGCCCGCGCTATCGCTTTGGCCGCGTCGATACCGTCTCCGAGATTCCGGGCGTGGATGCGTCTGCCTTTGCCGCGCAGAACCGCGTCGATCGCGGCGATGTCTATAACCCCGCAGCCATCGACAATACCATCCGCCGGATGGAAACCGTGGCCATTCAGCAGGGTCTGAACTTTGTCAATATCGAGCCGCGCATTTCCCGCAATCCGCAGAACCAGACGCTGGATCTGACCTTCGCGCTGACCCGCGGCCCGCGCGTTTTCGTCGAACGGATCGATATCGAGGGCAATACCACCACCCAGGACCAGGTGATCCGTCGCCAGTTCACCACGGTGGAAGGCGACCCCTTCAACCCGCGCGAAATCCGCAATGCGGCGGAAAGGATCCGGGCGCTTGGCTATTTCTCGGACGCGCAGGTCGACAGCCGCCAGGGCAGCAGCCCCGAGCAGGTGGTCGTCGATGTGAACGTCGAGGAACAGCCGACGGGTTCGCTGTCCTTCGGCGCCTCTTATGGCAAGGCGCAGGGCGTCGGCTTCAATGTCTCGCTGAATGAAAGCAACTTTCTGGGGCGCGGTCAGATCGTCGGTCTGACCCTGTCCACGGCCGATGGCGATCAGCAATCCTCGATCCGCTTTGTCGAGCCTTATTTCCTTGGCCGCGATCTGCGCTTTTCTGCCGGTGCCTTCTATAACGTCACCGAAAGCCTGAACTCGGATTATAATACCCGCTCGGTCGGGGTGAATACCTCGGTCGAATTTCCGGTTTCGGAAAATGGCCGGTTGCAGCTGCGCTATCAGTTGAAAAAGGAAACGCTGGACAGCGTGCCCGACAGCAGCTCGATCATCCTGCAGAACGAAGAGGGGCAGCGCACGACCTCGGCCATCGGCTATTCCTATAGCTGGGACAGCCGCCGTCTGGGTCTGGACCCGGTCACCAATTACAAACTGTCCTTCGGTCAGGATTTCGCGGGTGTCGGCGGCGATGTGAAGACCATCACCACCACCGCCTCGGCAGGGATCGAAAGCAATGCCTGGCGCGAAGAGGTCACCTTCCGCGGCGAATTGGAGCTGGGGGCGATCCACGGATATAAAGATTATTCGCCCTGGATCCTGGACCGTTTCCGCGCGGGCACCCGTGTTCGCGGCTTCGAGGCAAACGGCATCGGCCCGCGCGATCTTGCGGCCGAGAATGAAGACGCCCTTGGCGGCAATTACTATTGGGCCGCCCGCGCCGAGGCGCAATTCCCCATCGGCCTGCCCGAGGAATATGGCATCACCGGCGGTCTTTTTGCCGATGTCGGCTCGATCTGGGGGCTGGATAATACGGTCGGCACCAATGGCGTGCGTGTCGATGACGACATGTATGTGCGCGCGGCCGTTGGTGCGTCGATCTTCTGGACGACTCCGATTGGTCCGCTGCGCTTCAACTTCTCGAAAGCGGTGGCCAAGGAAGATTACGATGACGAACAGAACTTCGACCTGACCATCTCGACCCAGTTCTGA
- the dxr gene encoding 1-deoxy-D-xylulose-5-phosphate reductoisomerase: MRRISIFGATGSVGANCVDLIRREQGSGAYRVVALTGGRNIARLAEMARDLQAEIAVTAYPDLLDDLRAALAGSGTEAAAGPEALIAAAQRPADWVLSAIVGSAGLAPGLTALQGGSILALANKESLVCAGPLLRRAADAAGTRILPVDSEHSAVFQALGNDSLDSVKTVTITASGGAFRDWPLERLAAATVAEASTHPNWAMGQRITIDSASMFNKAMEVIEAKEFFGLRPDQIRVVVHPESIIHAMVSHIDGGTIAHLGAPDMRHAIGYALHWPQRGALPVADLDLAALGRLTFREPDEIRWPALRLAREVMQAGGMAGAVFNAAKEQALDDFIAGRIAFTEMSPRVENTLSALSAQAGFAADPDDLQTVLEWDQAARQEAAA; encoded by the coding sequence ATGCGACGTATATCCATTTTCGGCGCGACCGGTTCGGTCGGTGCCAACTGTGTTGATCTGATCCGGCGGGAACAGGGCAGCGGCGCCTATCGGGTGGTTGCGCTGACCGGGGGCCGCAATATTGCGCGGCTGGCCGAGATGGCGCGCGATTTGCAGGCAGAAATCGCGGTCACGGCCTATCCTGACCTGCTGGACGATCTGCGCGCCGCGCTGGCAGGCAGCGGGACAGAGGCCGCAGCCGGGCCCGAGGCGCTGATAGCGGCGGCCCAGCGTCCCGCCGATTGGGTGCTGTCTGCGATTGTCGGATCAGCCGGGCTTGCACCGGGTCTGACCGCCCTGCAAGGGGGCAGCATTCTGGCTTTGGCGAACAAGGAATCGCTGGTCTGTGCCGGTCCCTTGCTGCGTCGTGCGGCGGATGCGGCCGGGACCAGGATCCTGCCCGTCGATTCAGAACATTCCGCCGTATTTCAGGCACTTGGCAATGATAGCCTCGACAGCGTCAAGACGGTGACGATCACCGCCTCGGGCGGCGCATTCCGCGACTGGCCGCTGGAGCGGCTGGCAGCTGCGACGGTGGCCGAGGCCTCGACCCATCCCAACTGGGCCATGGGTCAGCGGATCACCATCGACAGCGCCTCAATGTTCAACAAGGCGATGGAAGTGATCGAGGCGAAAGAGTTTTTCGGCCTGCGCCCCGATCAGATCCGCGTTGTCGTGCATCCCGAATCCATCATTCATGCCATGGTCAGCCATATTGACGGCGGCACCATCGCCCATCTGGGCGCGCCGGACATGCGCCACGCCATAGGTTACGCACTGCATTGGCCGCAGCGCGGTGCGCTGCCGGTCGCGGATCTGGATCTGGCGGCGCTTGGTCGGCTGACCTTTCGCGAACCCGATGAGATCCGCTGGCCCGCCCTGCGCCTTGCGCGCGAGGTGATGCAGGCGGGTGGCATGGCGGGCGCGGTCTTCAATGCTGCCAAGGAACAGGCGCTGGATGATTTCATCGCCGGGCGCATCGCCTTTACCGAGATGTCTCCGCGCGTCGAAAATACCCTGTCGGCGCTGTCCGCACAGGCAGGCTTCGCGGCTGATCCCGACGATCTACAGACCGTCCTGGAATGGGACCAAGCAGCCAGACAGGAGGCCGCCGCATGA
- a CDS encoding phosphatidate cytidylyltransferase, translating into MTGGGEKAAGKWGDLSRRIASTVVLIAIGVMLATASGIWLRLGMALISAITFWELAAMTGWANPTLSPGPFGRWRAIALALIAGLSQAAALLFDFPGSILILLLPIIAGLPGATPRDRWTYALFGAAIMLVAYGLVGFREEYGLPFVLWLMGIVIISDTLGYFAGRIFGGPKFWPAVSPKKTWSGTVAGWIGSAIFGWILYMTGHGDVALVWVSPLVCFAGQLGDIAESWLKRRAGVKDSSNLIPGHGGFMDRFDAVTGAVLATMVIGLVAKLPVVS; encoded by the coding sequence ATGACCGGCGGCGGCGAAAAAGCTGCGGGGAAATGGGGCGATCTGTCCCGGCGTATCGCGTCCACGGTGGTGCTGATTGCGATCGGGGTCATGCTGGCAACGGCTAGCGGGATCTGGCTGCGGCTGGGCATGGCGCTGATTTCTGCGATCACCTTCTGGGAACTGGCCGCCATGACCGGCTGGGCCAACCCAACGCTGAGCCCCGGTCCCTTCGGTCGCTGGCGCGCCATCGCGCTGGCGCTGATCGCGGGGCTGTCACAAGCCGCCGCGCTGCTGTTCGATTTCCCGGGCAGCATCCTGATCCTGCTGCTGCCGATCATCGCCGGGTTGCCCGGCGCAACGCCACGCGACCGCTGGACCTACGCGCTGTTTGGCGCGGCGATCATGCTGGTCGCCTATGGTCTTGTCGGCTTCCGAGAGGAATACGGCCTGCCCTTCGTGCTGTGGCTGATGGGGATCGTCATTATCTCGGACACGCTGGGCTATTTCGCCGGGCGCATCTTTGGCGGGCCGAAATTCTGGCCTGCGGTCAGCCCGAAAAAGACCTGGTCCGGCACGGTGGCGGGCTGGATCGGATCGGCGATCTTCGGCTGGATCCTCTATATGACCGGACATGGCGATGTGGCGCTGGTCTGGGTGTCGCCACTGGTCTGTTTCGCGGGGCAGCTGGGCGATATCGCGGAAAGCTGGCTGAAGCGGCGGGCCGGGGTCAAGGACAGTTCGAACCTGATCCCCGGTCATGGCGGGTTCATGGATCGTTTCGACGCAGTGACGGGCGCGGTGCTTGCCACGATGGTGATTGGACTTGTGGCCAAACTGCCCGTAGTGAGCTGA
- the frr gene encoding ribosome recycling factor, which produces MAEDIEIDIDDLERRMKGAMENLRHEFGSLRTGRASASMVEPVQVEAYGQMTPINQVGTVNVPEPRMVTINVWDKAMVGKVEKAIRESGLGINPQLNGTIIMLPIPELNEERRKELTKVAAQYAESARVAIRNVRRDGMDQIKKGKANGMPEDDQKFWETAVQELTDKMIGNVDQVLEAKQAEIMQV; this is translated from the coding sequence ATGGCAGAGGATATCGAAATCGACATCGACGATCTTGAGCGGCGGATGAAAGGCGCGATGGAAAATCTGCGCCATGAATTCGGCTCTCTCCGCACGGGTCGGGCCTCGGCCTCGATGGTCGAACCGGTGCAGGTCGAGGCTTATGGCCAGATGACCCCGATCAATCAGGTCGGCACCGTGAACGTGCCCGAGCCGCGCATGGTCACCATCAATGTCTGGGACAAGGCGATGGTCGGCAAGGTCGAGAAGGCCATCCGCGAAAGCGGTCTGGGCATCAACCCGCAGCTGAACGGCACCATCATCATGCTGCCGATCCCCGAGCTGAACGAAGAGCGCCGCAAGGAACTGACCAAGGTCGCCGCCCAATATGCCGAAAGCGCCCGCGTGGCGATCCGCAATGTGCGCCGCGACGGGATGGATCAGATCAAGAAGGGCAAGGCCAATGGCATGCCCGAGGACGATCAGAAATTCTGGGAAACCGCGGTTCAGGAACTGACCGACAAGATGATCGGGAATGTCGATCAGGTTCTAGAGGCCAAGCAGGCCGAGATCATGCAGGTCTGA
- the uppS gene encoding polyprenyl diphosphate synthase: MAAETAQVLASGGSEQRPRHVAIIMDGNGRWATERGWPRLVGHRRGAERVKQIVRACPDLGVNWLTVYAFSTENWKRSTEEVLGLMKIFRRYIQYEAQGMAAEGVRMRFIGGRERLDAKLQALMGSIEARTAGNTRLNLTVAINYGGRDEITRATARLAKKIASGEVTDPTEADLAACLDTAGQPDPDLVIRTSGETRTSNFLPWQAAYAEYEFTPTLWPDFTPDHLAQILDRFGLRDRRFGGV; encoded by the coding sequence ATGGCCGCTGAAACCGCACAGGTACTGGCATCCGGTGGGTCCGAACAGCGGCCTCGCCATGTGGCGATCATCATGGACGGAAACGGACGTTGGGCGACGGAACGCGGCTGGCCGCGCTTGGTCGGCCATCGTCGGGGTGCCGAACGCGTCAAGCAGATCGTGCGGGCCTGCCCCGATCTTGGCGTCAACTGGCTGACCGTCTATGCCTTCTCGACCGAGAACTGGAAACGCTCGACCGAGGAAGTCCTTGGTCTGATGAAGATCTTCCGCCGCTATATCCAGTATGAAGCACAGGGCATGGCCGCCGAGGGCGTGCGCATGCGGTTCATCGGTGGCCGTGAAAGGCTGGACGCCAAGCTGCAGGCGCTAATGGGCTCTATCGAGGCGCGGACGGCGGGGAATACCCGGCTGAACCTGACCGTGGCGATCAATTACGGCGGCCGGGACGAAATTACCCGTGCCACCGCCCGGCTGGCCAAGAAGATCGCCAGCGGCGAAGTGACCGACCCGACCGAGGCCGATCTGGCCGCCTGTCTGGACACGGCCGGTCAGCCCGACCCGGATCTTGTGATCCGCACCTCGGGCGAGACGCGGACCTCGAATTTCCTGCCCTGGCAGGCGGCCTATGCCGAATATGAATTCACCCCGACGCTGTGGCCGGATTTCACGCCCGACCATCTGGCGCAGATCCTGGACCGTTTTGGCCTGCGTGATCGCCGCTTCGGGGGCGTATGA
- the miaA gene encoding tRNA (adenosine(37)-N6)-dimethylallyltransferase MiaA translates to MFRPDQIDASRHLLIAGPTASGKSALALAVAQAQGGLIVNADALQIWSCWRVLTARPSAHDEAAAPHALYGHVTPDRSYSVGDWLKDVGALMGQRLIIVGGTGLYLTALTRGLAYVPPVPAGIRAEGDALLRRDDGLALMIADLDPLTGGRIDLRNPARVQRAWEVLRATGRGLAEWQADTPPPLIGPDESQRILITTDRDWLADRIARRFHLMMEQGALDEARAMLPHWDPASQWARAIGAPDLVAHLRGETDLAHATERAIIATRQYAKSQRIWFRGRMKDWQPWPVGQEAANANK, encoded by the coding sequence GTGTTCCGACCGGATCAGATCGACGCATCGCGCCACCTGCTGATCGCAGGGCCGACCGCCAGCGGCAAATCGGCGCTGGCGCTGGCCGTGGCGCAGGCGCAGGGCGGGCTGATCGTGAATGCGGATGCGCTGCAGATCTGGTCCTGCTGGCGGGTGCTGACGGCGCGGCCTTCGGCGCATGACGAGGCTGCGGCCCCGCATGCGCTTTACGGGCACGTCACCCCGGACCGCAGCTATTCCGTCGGCGACTGGCTGAAGGATGTCGGCGCGCTGATGGGCCAGCGCCTGATTATCGTTGGCGGGACAGGGCTTTATCTGACGGCACTGACCCGGGGGCTGGCCTATGTGCCGCCCGTTCCGGCCGGGATCCGGGCCGAGGGCGATGCGCTGTTGCGCCGCGATGACGGGCTGGCGCTGATGATCGCCGATCTGGATCCGCTGACCGGCGGGCGGATCGACCTGCGGAACCCGGCCCGAGTCCAGCGCGCGTGGGAGGTGCTGCGCGCCACTGGCAGGGGGCTGGCCGAATGGCAGGCCGACACGCCCCCGCCTCTGATCGGACCGGACGAAAGCCAGCGCATCCTGATCACCACGGATCGCGATTGGCTGGCCGACCGCATCGCGCGGCGCTTTCATCTGATGATGGAACAGGGCGCCCTGGACGAGGCGCGCGCCATGCTGCCGCATTGGGATCCGGCCAGCCAATGGGCGCGGGCCATCGGTGCGCCGGACCTTGTCGCCCATCTGCGCGGCGAAACCGATCTGGCCCATGCGACCGAACGCGCCATCATCGCCACCCGCCAATATGCCAAGTCTCAGCGGATCTGGTTTCGCGGCCGGATGAAAGATTGGCAGCCCTGGCCCGTGGGGCAAGAGGCAGCAAACGCCAATAAATAA